The genome window GAACGCGCTCGCCCTCTGCGTCTACACGGCCGGCGACGTGACGTACAGCTTCTGGGTGGTCGGGCTCGACCCTGAGCCGTACCCGTCGCCGGCCGACGGCCTCTGGCTCGCGTACTACGTGCTGGCGGTCGCCTTCCTCGTCGCCCTGCTGCGCCGCCACGCCCGCGACGTGAGCCGCAGCACGGCCGTCGACGGCGTCGTGGTCGGGCTCGGTGCGGCCGCGGCCACCGCGGCGGTGTCCTTCGACACGATCCTCGCGGCGACCGAGGGCGGCGGGCCGGAGACCGTGGCGACGCTCGCCTACCCGGTGGGGGCGCTCGTGCTGCTCGGGACCGCGGGCGCCGCGCTGGCGGTCCTGGGGTGGCGCGTCGGCCGGCAGTGGTGGGCGCTCGTGCTCGGCGGCCTGCTGTTCGCGGCCGCCGACACGGTCTACGCGTTCCTCAGCGCCACCGACGGCTACACCGACGGCGGTCCCGTGGACGCGATGTGGCTCGCGGCCCTCGGCCTGCAGGCGGGCGCGGCGTGGCTGCGGCCACGCACCGCCCGCCACGCCGCGGACCGCAGCCTCGCCACGCTCGTCGTCCCGCTCGCCTTCGCGGGCGCCGCGCTCGTCCTGCTCGTGCTCGAGCACTTCCAGCGCCTCAGCCTCCTCGCCCTCGTCCTCGCCGCGGGGACCGTCGCGGCGGCGCTGCTGCGCATCACGCTCACGGTCGAGGAGACGCGGCAGCTCGCGGTCGTGCGCGTGCAGGCCGTCACCGACGACCTCACCGGCCTGCCGAACCGCCGGCGCCTGGACCAGTCGCTGCGCGCGGCGACGACCCGCGAGGGCCGGCCGGTGGGGCTGCTCATGCTCGACCTCGACCGCTTCAAGGACGTCAACGACGCGCTCGGGCACCCCGTCGGCGACGCCCTGCTCGTCGAGGTGTCACGCCGCCTCCAGGGCGCGACCAGCGGCGAGGAGCTCGTGGCCCGGCTCGGCGGCGACGAGTTCGCCGTGCTGCTGCCCGGCGTCCGCGGCGAGGAGCTGCTGGAGCGCGCGCGGGCGGTGGCGGCGCTGCTCGGTCCGCCCGTGGACCTCGGCCACATCAGCCTGCACGTGAGCACGAGCGTCGGGGCCGCCGCGTACCCGGACCACGCCGGCGACGCCTCGCACCTCATGCGTGCCGCCGACGTCGCGATGTACCGCGCGAAGCGACGCGGCACCGGCGTCGCGCTGTACGAGTCCTCTGCGGACACCGCCACGCCGGAGCACCTGCGGGTCATCGAGGAGTTCCGCACCGGCTTCGCCGAGAGCGGCGTGCGCTGCGTGTACCGCCCGGTGCGGGACCTGCGGGACGGGCGCGTGCTGCGCTGGCTCGCGGAGCCGCGCTGGACCCACCCCCGCCTGGGTGACGTGCCGACGCGGGAGCTGCTGGAGATGGTCGAGCGCACGGGACTCGTGCGCGAGCACACCACCCACGTGCTGCACCGCGCGCTCGCGGACCTCCCCCTGCTGCCCGCACCGCTCACGGGACGCCACGGCGGCGGGGGACGGGGCGACGGGGCGGGCGGGGAACGGGTCGTCGTCGTCCGCCTGTCGGCGGTCGAGCTCCTCGACGCCCGCCTGCCCGGGACGGTCGTGACCGCCCTCGAACGCAGCGGCACGGGCCCGGGCTCGCTGCTGCTGGAGTGCGAGGAGAGCACGCTCGTGGCCGAGCCGGAACGGTGCACCCGGGCGCTGCTGGCAGTACGGCGCGTCGGCGTGCGGATCGGGGTGACGGGGCACGGCACGGGGCCGACGTCGCTGCCGCACCTGCGGAGCCTGCCGCTGAGCAGCCTGGCGGTCGACGGCGCGCTCGTGGGCGCGGTCCAGCGCGACAGCGCGGCGCTCGCGGTCCTCAAGGCGGCGGTCGTCCTCGGCCACGAGCTCGGCGTCGAGGTCGTCGCCTCCGGCGTGCCCGACGAGCGGCTGCTCGACGAGCTCGCGGCGCTCGGCGTCGACGCCGTCGACGGCCCCGCGCTCGGCGACCCGGTCGAGCCGGCGGTGGTCACGACCGCGTCGCCAGGCGGGGCGAGCATCGACGGCACGCAGGACGGGACGCTCGACGGCACGCTCGGCGGGTCGCCCGAGCGGTCTGTCGACGGCAGCCGGTCCAGCCGGGAGGCGCAGCCTCAGTAGGCCGCCTCGCAGGTCGTCCCGTCCGCCGGCACCTCGCCCTCGAGCCAGAACGCGTCGAGCAGCTCGTCGACGCACCCCGAGCCCGCGCGGCCGTAGGCGGTGTGCCCGTCGCCGTCGAAGCGGACGAGGACCCCGGTGTCGAGCTGGTCGGCGAGCCGTTCCGCCCACACCATCGGCGTCGCCGGGTCCCGGGTGGTCCCCACGACGACGACCGGGGGCGCGCCCTGCCCGTCGACCTCGGGCCACGGCACGGCCGTGTGCTCCCAGTCCAGGCACGGCAGCGCGCCGTAGGCGAGCTGCGGGCCGAACGTCGGCGCCGCCTCGGTCAGCTCCCGGGAGAGCCGGTCGAGGTCGTCGGGCCCGACCGAGCCGCGGCGCACCGGGTCGCCACCGCGGTCCAGGCAGTTGACGGCGTAGATGGCCTCGCCCGCGTTCGAGCGGTAC of Aquipuribacter sp. SD81 contains these proteins:
- a CDS encoding putative bifunctional diguanylate cyclase/phosphodiesterase; amino-acid sequence: MPSAVVAPARGRALVAALAVAWLVGLAVFVATTVLVGRDSRSEALDTWLYSALALGAAALAVLRVVLVRGERRLWSLNALALCVYTAGDVTYSFWVVGLDPEPYPSPADGLWLAYYVLAVAFLVALLRRHARDVSRSTAVDGVVVGLGAAAATAAVSFDTILAATEGGGPETVATLAYPVGALVLLGTAGAALAVLGWRVGRQWWALVLGGLLFAAADTVYAFLSATDGYTDGGPVDAMWLAALGLQAGAAWLRPRTARHAADRSLATLVVPLAFAGAALVLLVLEHFQRLSLLALVLAAGTVAAALLRITLTVEETRQLAVVRVQAVTDDLTGLPNRRRLDQSLRAATTREGRPVGLLMLDLDRFKDVNDALGHPVGDALLVEVSRRLQGATSGEELVARLGGDEFAVLLPGVRGEELLERARAVAALLGPPVDLGHISLHVSTSVGAAAYPDHAGDASHLMRAADVAMYRAKRRGTGVALYESSADTATPEHLRVIEEFRTGFAESGVRCVYRPVRDLRDGRVLRWLAEPRWTHPRLGDVPTRELLEMVERTGLVREHTTHVLHRALADLPLLPAPLTGRHGGGGRGDGAGGERVVVVRLSAVELLDARLPGTVVTALERSGTGPGSLLLECEESTLVAEPERCTRALLAVRRVGVRIGVTGHGTGPTSLPHLRSLPLSSLAVDGALVGAVQRDSAALAVLKAAVVLGHELGVEVVASGVPDERLLDELAALGVDAVDGPALGDPVEPAVVTTASPGGASIDGTQDGTLDGTLGGSPERSVDGSRSSREAQPQ